From one Holophagales bacterium genomic stretch:
- a CDS encoding aspartate/glutamate racemase family protein, with protein MKTIGLLGGMSWESTVPYYTTLNRLVSERLGGLHSAKILLSSVDFAPLEALMRAGDWEEIGRLLAHEAIVLEEAGAGVLVLCTNTMHKVAETLEAAVRIPLLHIADVTGAAVRAAGLTHVGLLGTRFTMEEDFYAARLARLGIDVLTPPADARALVDRVIFQELCRGQLLATSRNAYTEVMQDLVARGAEGIVLACTEIGLLLGDEPFPVPLFDTAALHARAAAVVALA; from the coding sequence ATGAAGACGATAGGGCTCCTCGGCGGGATGAGCTGGGAATCGACGGTGCCGTACTACACCACCTTGAACCGCCTGGTGTCCGAGCGGCTCGGGGGCCTGCACTCCGCGAAGATCCTCCTGTCGAGCGTCGACTTCGCGCCGCTCGAGGCCCTGATGCGCGCGGGTGACTGGGAGGAGATCGGAAGGCTGCTCGCTCATGAGGCCATCGTCCTCGAGGAGGCCGGGGCGGGGGTCCTCGTCCTCTGCACCAACACGATGCACAAGGTCGCGGAGACGCTCGAAGCGGCGGTCCGGATCCCGCTCCTCCATATCGCGGACGTGACGGGAGCGGCCGTTCGCGCCGCCGGCCTCACGCACGTGGGGCTCCTGGGAACGCGGTTCACGATGGAAGAGGACTTCTACGCGGCACGCCTCGCTCGACTCGGAATCGACGTGCTCACGCCGCCGGCCGATGCGCGCGCGCTGGTGGACCGCGTCATTTTCCAGGAGCTGTGCCGCGGTCAGCTCCTCGCGACGTCCCGAAACGCCTACACGGAGGTGATGCAGGACCTCGTCGCACGCGGTGCTGAAGGAATCGTGCTCGCCTGCACGGAGATCGGCCTTTTGCTCGGCGACGAGCCGTTCCCGGTACCGCTCTTCGACACCGCCGCGCTCCACGCGCGGGCGGCTGCGGTCGTCGCGCTCGCCTGA
- the sigZ gene encoding RNA polymerase sigma factor SigZ translates to MSAEAVWSEFSGRLRAFIASRVRDPADADDLLQEVFLRVHRSGGTLDRTDRLPAWLYQVTRNALTDHYRSRDVRVRHAGGSLDEAAEPVVPEDEARDERELAACLSPMLDQLPAAHREAVALTTFEGLSQVEAAKRLGISISGMKSRTQRGRARIRDLLLRCCEIEVDRRGGVAAFRSRKGTCNGSGGVPAVVRRRRLRVHPPESRHRARDL, encoded by the coding sequence ATGTCAGCCGAGGCGGTCTGGTCCGAGTTCAGCGGCCGGCTCCGGGCGTTCATCGCCAGCCGCGTTCGCGACCCCGCGGATGCGGACGATCTCCTTCAGGAGGTCTTCCTGCGGGTCCACCGCTCGGGCGGGACGCTGGACCGGACCGACCGCCTCCCCGCGTGGCTCTACCAGGTCACGCGTAACGCCCTGACCGACCACTACCGCTCCCGCGACGTCCGGGTGCGTCACGCGGGCGGATCGCTCGACGAGGCCGCGGAGCCCGTCGTCCCGGAGGACGAAGCGCGAGACGAGCGCGAGCTCGCCGCCTGCCTGTCGCCGATGCTCGACCAGCTCCCGGCGGCGCACCGCGAGGCCGTCGCGCTCACGACGTTCGAGGGACTCTCCCAGGTCGAGGCTGCGAAGCGTCTCGGGATCTCCATCTCCGGAATGAAGTCCCGGACCCAGCGAGGGCGAGCCCGCATACGCGACCTTCTGCTCCGCTGCTGCGAGATCGAGGTCGACAGGCGCGGCGGCGTCGCGGCGTTCCGGTCGCGGAAAGGGACCTGCAATGGCAGCGGAGGGGTGCCCGCCGTCGTGAGACGGCGAAGGCTCCGAGTACATCCGCCGGAGTCGCGCCACCGTGCCCGCGATCTGTGA
- a CDS encoding RtcB family protein, producing MTDRNFDVTDIPGGVPVKSWTRGVPFEPEAKKQLANIARLPFIHKWVAAMPDVHLGIGATVGSVVPTLGAIIPAAVGVDIGCGMMALKTDLSASDLPDDLHAVRTAIESAVPHGRTDNGGRNDRGAWADPPEAVLEAWVPLEPRLAALEEKHPALRKANHLEHLATLGTGNHFIEVCLDEEDSVWLMLHSGSRGIGNKIGTYFIELAREDMRRHFINLPDADLAYLPEGTKHFADYVQGVSWAQEYAMTNRRLMMANVLAALRTLPGLPPFTAGIVAVNCHHNYVEREHHYGKNVFVTRKGAVRARKGDLGVIPGSMGTRSYIVRGLGNPESFDSCSHGAGRSMSRGEARRRFTVADHVKATEGIECRKDEGVLDETPAAYKPIDAVMEAQKDLVEVLHTLHQVVCVKG from the coding sequence ATGACCGACCGTAACTTCGACGTGACCGACATCCCGGGCGGCGTCCCGGTGAAGAGCTGGACGCGGGGCGTCCCGTTCGAGCCCGAGGCGAAGAAGCAGCTCGCGAACATCGCCCGCCTCCCGTTCATCCACAAGTGGGTGGCGGCGATGCCCGACGTCCACCTCGGGATCGGGGCGACGGTCGGGAGCGTCGTCCCGACGCTCGGCGCGATCATCCCGGCCGCGGTCGGCGTCGACATCGGCTGCGGGATGATGGCGCTGAAGACCGACCTTTCGGCGAGCGACCTCCCGGACGACCTCCACGCGGTGAGGACCGCGATCGAGAGCGCCGTGCCGCACGGCCGGACCGACAACGGCGGCCGGAACGACCGGGGCGCCTGGGCCGACCCGCCCGAAGCCGTCCTCGAGGCGTGGGTGCCTCTCGAGCCGCGCCTCGCGGCGCTGGAGGAGAAGCATCCGGCCCTCCGCAAGGCGAACCACCTCGAGCACCTGGCGACACTCGGGACGGGGAACCACTTCATCGAGGTCTGCCTCGACGAGGAGGATTCCGTCTGGCTCATGCTCCACAGCGGGTCGCGCGGCATCGGGAACAAGATCGGCACCTACTTCATCGAGCTCGCCAGGGAGGACATGCGCCGGCACTTCATCAACCTGCCGGACGCCGACCTCGCCTACCTGCCCGAGGGTACGAAGCACTTCGCCGACTACGTCCAGGGCGTCAGCTGGGCCCAGGAGTACGCCATGACGAACCGGCGGCTGATGATGGCGAACGTCCTCGCCGCGCTCCGCACGCTTCCAGGCCTCCCGCCGTTCACGGCGGGGATCGTCGCCGTCAACTGCCACCACAACTACGTCGAGAGGGAGCACCACTACGGCAAGAACGTCTTCGTCACGCGGAAGGGGGCGGTGCGGGCGCGGAAGGGAGACCTCGGCGTGATCCCCGGCAGCATGGGGACCCGCTCGTACATCGTGCGCGGCCTCGGCAACCCCGAGAGCTTCGACTCGTGCAGCCACGGCGCGGGGCGGTCGATGTCGCGCGGCGAGGCGCGGCGCCGCTTCACCGTGGCCGACCACGTCAAGGCGACGGAAGGGATCGAGTGCAGGAAGGACGAGGGCGTCCTCGACGAGACGCCGGCGGCCTACAAGCCGATCGACGCGGTCATGGAAGCGCAGAAGGACCTCGTGGAGGTGCTCCACACGCTCCACCAGGTCGTCTGCGTGAAAGGATGA
- a CDS encoding DinB family protein, translating to MADGIPYADLVGAADPIELLGSTPRRIAGLVSGWSSARWSLSYAEGKWTAAQIVLHLAQDEVVFGCRARLALTEPGYVPQTFDGDDWVALESPSEPVVALAAFLALRALNIRLYRKLTDEQLARPIPHPDLGTIYVGWIIRVLAGHDLHHLGHLETIAGR from the coding sequence ATGGCGGATGGAATCCCGTACGCGGACCTCGTCGGCGCCGCCGACCCGATCGAGCTTCTCGGATCGACCCCGCGCCGCATCGCCGGCCTCGTGAGCGGCTGGTCCTCGGCGCGGTGGTCGCTCAGCTATGCCGAGGGGAAGTGGACCGCCGCGCAGATCGTCCTGCACCTCGCCCAGGACGAGGTCGTCTTTGGGTGCCGTGCCCGTCTCGCGCTGACGGAGCCGGGATACGTCCCTCAGACCTTCGACGGGGACGACTGGGTCGCGCTCGAGTCGCCGTCGGAGCCCGTCGTCGCGCTTGCAGCATTCCTCGCCCTGCGGGCGCTCAACATCCGGCTCTACCGGAAGCTCACGGACGAGCAGCTCGCCCGTCCGATACCCCATCCGGATCTCGGCACCATCTACGTCGGGTGGATCATTCGCGTCCTCGCAGGGCACGACCTTCACCACCTCGGCCACCTCGAGACGATCGCGGGGCGTTGA
- a CDS encoding alpha-D-glucose phosphate-specific phosphoglucomutase, which yields MSHPRAGLPAEAADLVNVPRLLAAYYTERPDPAERGQRVAFGTSGHRGSSLKASFNEAHILATTQAICEVRRANGVSGPLFLGQDTHALSEPAFRTALEVLAANGVEARVDAADRFTPTPVISHAVLAWNRDHEGPRADGIVISPSHNPPEDGGFKYNPPHGGPADTDATKAIEDRANALLAASLEGVQRIPFARARKAATTRAHDYLTAYVDDLASVVDLEAIRSAGVRIGVDPLGGAAVDFWQRIAERWGLDLTVVNPRVDPAFGFMTLDWDGRIRMDCSSPSAMASMIAIRDRYQVAVGNDTDADRHGIVTPAGLMNPNHYLAVAIHYLFGARDGWRKDAGIGKTLVSSSLIDRVAAGLGRTLVEVPVGFKWFVPGLLYGDLGFGGEESAGASFLRRDGTVWTTDKDGMILGLLAAEITAVLGKDPGVVYRELTARYGEPVYERIDAPATPAQKSRLGKLSPQDVKAKELAGAPITAVLTKAPGNAAAIGGLKVTTADGWFAARPSGTEDVYKIYAESFCGLDHLRRIQEEARALVTEALAAA from the coding sequence ATGAGCCATCCGCGCGCCGGCCTGCCCGCCGAGGCTGCTGACCTCGTCAACGTTCCCCGCCTCCTCGCCGCCTACTACACCGAGCGGCCGGACCCCGCCGAACGCGGGCAGCGCGTGGCGTTCGGAACCTCGGGGCACCGGGGCTCGTCGCTGAAGGCGAGCTTCAACGAGGCGCACATCCTCGCGACGACGCAGGCAATCTGCGAGGTCCGGCGGGCGAACGGCGTATCGGGGCCGCTCTTCCTCGGGCAAGACACCCACGCCCTCTCCGAGCCCGCGTTCCGCACGGCCCTCGAGGTGCTCGCGGCGAATGGCGTGGAGGCGCGCGTCGACGCGGCGGATCGGTTCACGCCGACCCCCGTCATCTCGCACGCCGTCCTCGCCTGGAACCGCGACCACGAGGGCCCCCGCGCCGACGGCATCGTCATCTCGCCTTCCCACAACCCTCCCGAGGACGGCGGCTTCAAGTACAACCCGCCGCACGGCGGGCCGGCCGACACCGACGCGACGAAGGCGATCGAGGATCGCGCGAACGCGCTCCTCGCAGCTTCGCTCGAGGGCGTGCAGAGGATCCCCTTCGCCCGCGCAAGGAAGGCCGCCACGACCCGGGCGCACGACTACCTCACGGCTTACGTCGACGACCTCGCCTCCGTCGTCGACCTCGAGGCGATCCGCTCGGCCGGAGTCCGCATCGGCGTCGATCCGCTCGGCGGAGCCGCCGTCGACTTCTGGCAGCGGATCGCCGAGCGCTGGGGTCTCGACCTCACCGTCGTGAACCCGCGCGTCGATCCCGCCTTCGGCTTCATGACGCTCGACTGGGACGGCCGCATCCGGATGGACTGCTCCTCCCCGTCGGCGATGGCCTCGATGATCGCCATCCGCGACCGCTACCAGGTCGCCGTCGGGAACGACACGGACGCCGACCGCCACGGGATCGTCACACCCGCGGGCCTCATGAACCCCAACCACTACCTCGCCGTGGCCATCCACTACCTCTTCGGGGCGCGCGACGGCTGGCGGAAGGACGCCGGCATCGGCAAGACGCTCGTCAGCTCGAGCCTCATCGACCGCGTCGCCGCGGGCCTCGGCCGCACGCTCGTCGAGGTGCCGGTCGGCTTCAAGTGGTTCGTCCCCGGGCTTCTCTACGGAGACCTCGGCTTCGGCGGCGAGGAAAGCGCGGGCGCCTCGTTCCTCCGCCGCGACGGGACGGTCTGGACGACGGACAAGGACGGGATGATCCTCGGCCTCCTCGCGGCGGAGATCACCGCCGTCCTCGGAAAGGACCCCGGCGTCGTCTACCGCGAGCTGACGGCCCGCTACGGCGAGCCGGTCTACGAGCGGATCGACGCCCCGGCCACCCCGGCGCAGAAATCGCGGCTCGGCAAGCTCTCACCCCAGGACGTGAAGGCGAAGGAGCTGGCGGGCGCCCCGATCACCGCCGTCCTGACGAAGGCCCCCGGGAACGCCGCCGCGATCGGCGGGCTCAAGGTGACGACGGCCGACGGCTGGTTCGCGGCACGCCCGTCGGGCACCGAGGACGTCTACAAGATCTACGCGGAGAGCTTCTGCGGGCTCGACCACCTGCGTCGCATCCAGGAAGAGGCGCGGGCGCTCGTCACGGAGGCGCTGGCGGCCGCATAG
- a CDS encoding TMEM165/GDT1 family protein encodes MTAFWVSLFIVFVAELGDKTQLVAMAFATRYSAKLVLAAVFVATLLVHLLSVFLGGAAGTILPDFWIKLLAGASFIAFGLWTLRGDEISDEDTKKTARFGPFLTVAIAFFLAELGDKTMLATISVATQYPSFVGVWIGSTLGMVAADGLAIGVASVLGKRLPERAIKLGASVIFFASGAVTLWQAFK; translated from the coding sequence TTGACCGCCTTCTGGGTTTCGCTCTTCATCGTGTTCGTCGCCGAGCTGGGAGACAAGACCCAGCTGGTCGCCATGGCGTTCGCGACGCGCTATTCGGCGAAGCTGGTCCTCGCTGCCGTCTTCGTGGCGACGCTGCTCGTCCACCTCCTCTCCGTCTTCCTGGGAGGAGCCGCCGGGACGATCCTCCCCGATTTCTGGATCAAGCTGCTCGCCGGAGCTTCCTTCATCGCCTTCGGGCTCTGGACGCTCCGGGGCGACGAGATCTCGGACGAGGACACGAAGAAGACCGCCCGCTTCGGACCTTTCCTGACAGTGGCGATCGCCTTCTTTCTCGCCGAGCTCGGAGACAAGACGATGCTCGCCACCATCAGCGTGGCGACCCAGTACCCGTCGTTCGTCGGCGTCTGGATCGGGAGCACCCTCGGGATGGTCGCGGCGGACGGCCTCGCCATCGGTGTCGCGAGCGTACTGGGCAAGAGGTTGCCCGAGCGGGCGATCAAGCTCGGCGCGTCGGTGATCTTCTTCGCCTCGGGGGCCGTCACCCTGTGGCAGGCCTTCAAATGA
- a CDS encoding DUF2703 domain-containing protein — MTTATKTIDIEFLYIDLTTCTRCRGTDENLARGLDAVRSVLSATGRTVNLKKVLVDSEEKARAHRFLSSPTIRVNGRDAALGTKESRCGSCGDIAGQATDCRVWVYEGGEYTEAPEALLVDAILSAAYAPPTPAAEPEPYPGVPENLLRFFDAKATMAGGPCCPAAPDDASCCGTVVAPAKTTPNAAGCGCGTVTA, encoded by the coding sequence ATGACGACCGCCACGAAGACCATCGACATCGAGTTCCTCTACATCGACCTGACGACCTGCACCCGGTGTCGGGGGACGGACGAGAACCTCGCCCGCGGCCTCGACGCCGTCCGCTCGGTTCTCTCCGCCACGGGCAGGACCGTGAACCTGAAGAAGGTGCTCGTCGACTCCGAGGAGAAGGCCCGCGCACACCGTTTCCTGAGCTCTCCCACGATCCGCGTGAACGGCCGTGACGCGGCCCTCGGGACGAAGGAGAGCCGCTGCGGATCTTGCGGCGACATCGCTGGTCAGGCGACCGACTGCCGGGTCTGGGTCTACGAGGGCGGCGAGTACACCGAAGCCCCGGAAGCCCTCCTCGTCGACGCGATCCTCAGCGCGGCCTACGCTCCGCCGACCCCGGCGGCGGAGCCGGAGCCGTACCCGGGAGTCCCCGAGAACCTCCTCCGCTTCTTCGACGCGAAGGCGACCATGGCGGGCGGGCCGTGCTGCCCCGCCGCCCCTGACGACGCGTCGTGCTGCGGGACCGTCGTCGCGCCCGCGAAGACCACCCCGAACGCCGCGGGCTGCGGTTGCGGTACCGTAACCGCGTAA